Below is a genomic region from Henckelia pumila isolate YLH828 chromosome 3, ASM3356847v2, whole genome shotgun sequence.
taattttaatttttgaatttgatgacCGGGCTGAGAAattattaaaaaacaaaaaaaaaaatttacgattaaaaaaattagattgattaaataatttttttttgatcagatatatttataaaaatattagttaacctaaataaacatattttcattaaatttattttatattatatttttaaaatataaattctatTTTTAACTTAACTTTTGGTTAGcaaagttatatatttattttaactcATTTGGATTTGTGGAGGTCCATCGGTTCTGTGAATAAATTTAGAGGAGTTAATTCATATCTATTTGGGTCGAATTGATGCAAAAATGTTATTAGAACCGAACTCAAGTCGAAACGAAATCATCTCAGAAATTATGAACTCGAACCGACCCGAATATATCTAAATTAATCCTCTAGGTCTATCCATATAACTAAAGGATTTGCAGAGATCCAAACGAATTAAAATAAGTCAATAACTCCGCTAAACAAATTTTTAGtaaaacaacaaaattaacattaaaaaatatgatataaaataatttatacaaatatgtttatttaggtttattaaataaaatttaaataaaacattatgatataaaataaatttgtttgTAATAAGTTATATTTATAGAAAAATTAGTtaacctaaataaaaatattttgataaatttattttatttcataatgtttaatttaaattttatttaataaacctaaataaacatatttatataaattattttatatcatattttttaatgttaattttgttgttttaCTAAAAATTTGTTTAGCGGAGTTATTGACTTATTTTAATTCGTTGGGATCTCTGCAAGTCCTTCAGTTCTATGGATAGACCTAGATGATTAATTCAGATATATTCGGGTCGGTTCGAGTTCGCAATTTTCGAGATGATTTCATTTCGTCTCGAGTTCGGGTTGAGAAATTTTTTAATAGCATTTTTGCATCAATTCGGCCAAATAAATCTGAATTAACTCCTCTAAGTTTATCCAAAGAACCGAGGGAATTTCATAAATTCAagctaattaaaataaatatataactttgCTACCCAAAATTtaagttaaaaatataatttatatttaaaaaatataatataaaataaatttaatgaaaatatgtttatttaggttaactaattttttttttataaatatatctaataaaaaaatttatttaatcaatctaatttttttaaccgtaaattttttgttttgtttttttaataatttttcagcTCGGTcatcaaatttgaaaattagaattaaaatttaaatttttgagaaaaaaattatcatactaatattaaataaataataattttacaaaatataattaattatataactaattaaaaaacaaaaataagaaaaaaaaaatttgcacatGGGGAATTGCAAGTCCCCTGTGCTATGCTGGCACATCCGCTGCTAGCATGAGCGGACGCTGCAAATAATTGCAGCGTCCGCTCTTAGCCACAACGGATTGCAGTATTCTTGCAATCTGCTGGGGCACACCTTAATTTTGaaataagttttatttttttaaattaaaaataaaaaaacccttgaattgactaaacatgtttaaaaaaaataccctAATATGagactttatttaatttttaattttaaaaattatgtttgCAAAACTTACAATATTTTTTCACAAATTGACttgaaaaatttcaataaatgtcctttattttttaggaaaaactgcaattttgtcATGTAATTTCGTCACTTTGCGATTGTaattttgtcactttgcgatgtCCCTctatgttatcaaatttcacatttatttctatatattttttatttttcttacaattttagtcatttttcgtTCGGAGTGCTGAGGTGGCATAGTAAATATCAGCATGACATCATCATTGTATTGGTTCCATGTCAGTTTCAAgtcgaaaaaataaaataaaatttcaacaacaaaaaaaagatAGCGGGCTACACCAGATATTTGATAACAtagaaaaccaaaatttgaaaaaaacaaacataagatcaaaaaacaattttatcttttttttacaATGCCTATACAATGAAACTGAGcattgaaaagatgaattttaagttctcttttgtaattttttctaatttttatttacattatATATTTTGATTAGTTTTATTTACTTCAATTTTATTCATAAATAGATGAAATATTACTATTTAGAACTTAATGTATGGGATAATTTGTTggaaaatttagttttggtgtATACAATTACAAAGCTCAAACTGATCTAAAAATAAGGCTAAACTGATTCAGCAACCAAAGACACTAAACTAATTTGTGGAAGATAAACTGCCTCGTGCTAAACTGCCTTGCTCAACTAGCCGGACACGCTACGCAATCAGTTCACTCTCACTAAACTGACTTCATCAGTTTACCCTCACCAGTTTACTACCTTACCACTTTTGGATAACATCGTCCGTACTCTGACACACTCTGCAGAAGATAGAGCCGCGATGCAAAGGGAAATGTAGGCTTCAGATTTTGTTCTTGAaagtgacaaatccaacgggaataatttgAAATCCTATCTGAAGACTCAATTTGAAATTATGACTGTTGACATCCAaaggtataaatagagatcctGATCGATCGAAGGAGCCTGCTTGCGCACTGCAATTTTTGCTTATATTGCTCTTCACGAGAACATTCAAAGTATTACAAGCTTGAGAATCGATTAAGGAACTCGAATCACAAACGCCTGAGTGTCATTCTGATCATTGGAGGATCAACCTTGTGCTAAAAATATCGAGTTGTATTTATCTATGTTCTATCATCAGTCTAGGACTTAAACTGAGTTGTTGTAcaaggagttcttgtttaggcagtgtctaAGACCTAAACTGGATCGGGGTTTTGCAAATtacttgtaaaattcaaatttttctagtgatatccttccgaggTAGAAGAAGGGGTGGCGTAGGagtatttgaaatctccgaacatccataaacatctgCTCGTGTTATTTTTCAGTTTACCTATTACTGTTACCAAGCCTAAACTGATAAATTATTAGTGTTCAAATCTGTAATTTGGCATATTTTCGCACACCCTTTGTTTGTCGGATTACATTAGACACCAAGATAAGTTAGAATTCCATCACTAAACCGATCGAGTTCAACCTTTTCCTACGAGATTGTTCATAAGTGTAttcaaccccccccccccccctctacacttGAAACTGATCCTATCAATTGGCATCAGAGAGTGGTTCTTATCTTATCATTGAAAACTTTATCAAAATGTCTTCATTCAGCAAGATTCCGATGTTTTCCaaagaatattttgatgattggaaGATTCACATGGAAGAGCATCTATCATCTTtagatgatgacatgtggtttgTCATCACTGATGGACCTCTTACAATCACCAAGATTAATACTGATGTAGCTATCTCTGGTGGTGGACCACAATACGTTGAGAAGCCAAGAGTTGAATGGACTGCAGAAGATAAGAAGAAGGCAAATCTTGACAATGTAGCTAAAGACATCTTGTACAAGACTCTTGACAAAAATACTTTTAGTAAGATCAAGATGTGCAAAATAGGGAAAGAAATCTTGGAGAAACTGATTCAACTTTGAGAAGGAAATGAACAGACTAATTAAGAGAATAAACTATTTGTTGCTACTCAAAAGTTTAACAACATCAAGATGAAACCTGGAGAATCAATGGCAGAATTTGATGAGAGAGTCAGTAGCATTGTCATTGAGCTCAATGAACTGGAAAAGACATATCCCAATAGGGAAGTCATTCTAAAAGTCATTCGAGGCCTTCCCAAAGAATGGGATGTGAAAACAATGTCAATGAGGGAATCAAAGGATTTGAATAAATTGGAGCTGCATGATTTGTTTGCGTACCTGAAAGCCTATGAGTTTGAGTTGCAAATTCGAGAGGAAGATCAGTCTACCTCTCAACTGACCAAAGCTTTGGCTGCAGTCAAAATAGAATCACCTGCTCAACCAAAGAAGACTGCGGAACAACTGAGCAGTGATGCTATATCCTTAtttgtaaagaagtttggaaaatTCATTACAAAAAATCAAGAAGGATCTTACAGAAGAAGCTTTAAAAAGAAAGATGCAGTCGAAGAACCTAGAAGCTGCTTCAACTGTGGGAAGACAGGGCACTTCATAGCTGATTGTCCTCaaccaaagaaagaagataAAAGATCAACAAAAAGAGGAAAGAAGCAGTTTGACAGAAGGAAAAGCTACCAAGATGCCAAACACACTTTGAGAAGGAAGCATGAAGCACTGGTAGCAGAGGATAGCAAAGCCAAATGGGCAGAAACGGATAGTGAATCAAAGGAATCCTACTACTCTTCTAGCTCTAGTGATGATGATGTCGAAGTAAAGTGTCTAATGGCAAATTCTCATGATCAAGTTTCCACCAGTgaacatgtatttgattttagCTCTGAAGAGTTCACTAGAGTGGAATTGATCACAACACTTCACGAGATGGCTAATGAGTACCACAAACTGTCCATCGAATTTGATGAAGTCAAAGCAAAGAAAAAGGATCTGCAAGACGTCTCAACTGAATCCAACTGGGAGCAATTAGTTGAGAAGAGTTGTCTTGAAACATATATTGTTATGCTTAAGACTGAGAATGAGCAACTTAAGATTAATATCATGAACCTTACAATAGAAAAACAAAGAATGGATGAGTTAGTAAGTTCATGCAATaaatcttcgagtatgttgatAGTAATGCATGATTTACAAAGACCCTTGCATGACAAAACTGGTCTATGGTATGGTAAAACAGTTGACATTGGTGAATTAAGTACTATACCCAAACTGAATATGTGCAAAGGAAAATTTATAAACTTTGTACGAGCATTTAGGGAAAATGAACATGATAAACCCATCCTTATGACTTGGCAGTCCATAGAGCAGATGAACAGGTGGAGATTTGGTATCGGCTTCAATCCTCAGGAAACTAAAGTTGAAACTGTTAAAAGTCTAGAACGGACTAACGCATATCAACCTAATCATATGAGAGGAAATCAAGGTCAATATCCCAATAACGATCGGTTCAAAAGCGATATCGGAAATTAAAGGATATTGGAACGGGAAAACAATATATGGTCTCACAAGCACATCACACACCACAATCTAGGTCACATAACTTAGTACGAACTTATAGGAACACTGAAACTGGTAAACTAGTCAAAGTATTCCAGGTTTGGGTTCTTAAAGGATTAATCCCtcgtggacccaaatagatgcGGGTACAAAAATTATTCAACTTTGTGAATGCAGGTAACAGATACTAATGAAATATTGGATGAATCATGGTATTTAGACAGTGGCTGTTCGagacacatgactggaaatgATAAACTACTGTCTGAACTCACTAAATGCAATGGTCCAACTATCACATTTGGTGACAACTCACAGGGTatgaccgtgggtaagggtaagattatccacggTCACATAATCATTCAAGATGTTCTACTAGTTGAGAATTTGAAGTACAACTTAATAAGCATCAACCAAATGTGTGATCATGGATATTCtgttgaatttcaaaaacaatCTTGTCTTGTTAAAAACGTTGCTGGTGACATTATCTTGACAGGAAACAGATGTGGAAACACCTATAAAGTCTGCTGGAACCTTCAGTCTAGCAACCCAGTTTTCCTTGTAGCTTCCAATTCTAAGCGCAACTGGATTTGGCACAAGAGACTGAATCACcttaatttcaaatcaattgtCAGTCTGAGTAAGCTTGAGCTAGTAACAGGACTgcctaaaattgatttttccaAAGACAAAGTGTGCTCAGCTTGTCAATTTGGGAAGCAAGTTAGGTCATATTTTAAAAACAAGGATTATAACTCATCCTCCCGATGTTTGgaactattgcacatggatTTGTTCGGTCCAATACCAGTAACAAGTTTAGGGAGAATGAGATATACTCTTGTCATTATTGATGACTACTCACGTTTCACCTGGGTCATTTTCTCAAAATCTAAAGACCAAACTGCTTCTCAACTgatcaagatttttaaaaagtttttcaacaaaaaatccAGTAAGATTGACAAAATCAGGAGTGACAGGGGAACTTAATTTGTCAATCAAacctttttttcctttttagagcattatggaatcaagcatgaattctcagcagctagaacgccacaacaaaatggtttTATCGAAAGGAGAAATCGTACTCTGAAAGAAGCTGCGAGAACCATGTTAGCCGATTCGAAAGTGTCTCAAAGGTTTTGGGCAGAAGTTGTGAACACCGCTTGCTATACTCAGAACAGATCTATGATATGtaagaaatttttgaaaactccatatgagatctggaatgaaAAACAACCTAATGTCTcctacttcaaaatttttggatgTAAATGCTACATTCACAACAACGGTAAAAATCATCTGACTGCGtttgatgcaaagtcagatGAGGGTATATTTCTTGGTTATTCTTCAATTAGCAAAACTTATAGAGTCTTTAACAAGAGAACTTTGAATGTTGAAGAATCTGTCCATGTGATATTTTATGAAGATATATCAACTGAAAAATCCACTAATGCCGCTCAAATCTCAGATTTATTTCAGGAAATTCAACTGAAATATGACAGTGAAtatgaatcttcaccaatcatccaaaaatttcaaaccccTAAAACTGAGCTAGTAGAACCAGAAGTTGATAGAAATGAAACTAAACAACCAGTTGACACTCAACAAACTCAACCAGTTGAGGAAGGTGAAGCACAACTGCCTGAGGTGCAAGAAAGTCACTTACACAATGAGAATACAGAGTTTGGTCAAGGAAACGTGAATGATCAAGCTCAGGAGGAAAATGTGAACAATGAGCATCCGCTTGAACCTAGGCTCAAATGGTCCAAGAAGCACCCTTTAAACTTGGTGATAGGAAATCCCACAGTACCATTAAAAACACAAGGTCAAATGATTAAATAGCTTCTTCATGAAGCCTTTATATCTCAAATAGAGCCAAATAAAAATGCCGATGCACTGACTGATAGTTGCTGGATAGAggctatgcaagaagagctaATCAGTTTATCAGAAACTCAGTCTGGGATCTATTTCCAAGGCCATCCCACCAGACAGTCATAGGAACTCGATGGGTCTTCAAAAAGAAGCTCAATGAAGATGGAATGGTCATAAGGAATAAAGCCATATTAGTAGCCCAAGGATATATGCAAGAGGAAAGAATTGActatgatgagacttatgcaCCAGTGACTAGACTGGAAGCCATAAGAATGTTCCTTGCCTATGCATCCTTCATTGAGACTTATGCACCAGTGACTAGACTGGAAGCCCAAGGATTTGTTCGGTCCAATACCAGTAACAAGTTTAGGGAGAATTAGATATACTCTTGTCATTATTGATGACTACTCACATTTCACCTgggtcattttcttaaaatctaaagaccaAACTTCTTCTCAACTGATCAAGATTTTTAAAAGGCTTTTCAACAAAAAATCCAGTAAGATTGACAAAATCAGGAGTGACAGGGGAACTGAATTTGTCAATCAAACCTTTTCTTCCTTTTTAGGGCAttatggaatcaagcatgaattctcagcagctagaacgccacaacaaaatggtttTGTAGAAAGAAGAAATCGTACTCTGAAAGAAGCTGCGAGAACCATGTTAGCCGATTCGAAAGTGTCTCAAAGGTTTTGGGCAGAAGTTGTGAACACCGCTTGCTATACTCAGAACAGATCTATGATATGtaagaaatttttgaaaactccatatgagatatAGAATGGCAAACAACCTAATGTCTCCtactttaaaatttttggatgtaAATGCTACATTCACAACAACGGTAAAAATCATCTGACTGCGtttgatgcaaagtcagatGAGGGTATATTTCTTGGTTATTCTTCAATTAGCAAAACTTATAGAGTCTTTAACAAGAGAACTTTGAATGTTGAAGAATCTGTCCATGTGATATTTTATGAAGATATATCAACTGAAAAATCCACTAATGCCGCTCAAATCTCATATTTATTTCAGGAAATTCAACTGGAAGATGACAGTGAAtatgaatcttcaccaatcatCCGAAAATTTCAAACTCCTAAAACTGAGCTAGTAGAACCAGCAGTTGATAGAAATGAAACTAAACAACTAGTTGACACTCAACAAACTCAACCAGTTGAGGAAGGTGAAGCACACCTGCCTGAGGCGCAAGAAAGTCACTTACACAATGAGAATACAAAGTTTGGTCAAGGAAACGTGAATGATCAAGCTCAGGAGGAAAATGTGAACAATGAGCATCCGCTTGAACCTAGGCTCAAATGGTCCAAGAAGCACCCTTTAAACTTGGTGATAGGAAATCCTACAGTACCATTAAAAACACGAGGTCAAATGATTAAATAGCTTCTTCATGAAGCCTTTATATCTCAAATAGAGCCAAATAAATTGCTGATGCACTGACTGATAGTTGCTGGATAGAggctatgcaagaagagctaATCAGTTTATCAAAAACTCAGTCTGGGATCTATTTCCAAGGCCATCCCACCAGACAGTCATAGGAACTCGATGGGTCTTCAAAAACAAGCTCAATGAATATGGAACGGTCATAAGGAATAAAGCCATATTAGTAGCCCAATGATATATGCAAGAGGAAAGAATTGACTATTATGAGACTTATGCACCAGTGACTAGACTGGAAGCCATAAGAATGTTCCTTGCCTATGCATCCTTCAAAGACTTCAAGGTCTATCAAATGGACATCAAAATTTCTTTCTTAAACAGCAAACAGTTGATAAAACCCTATTTAAATTCACAAAGGATGATTACACACTActagtacaaatatatgatgatgattttatttttgggtcaactaaccccaaactaTGCAAAAGCTTTTCTAAGTTAATGCAGGAAAATTTCGAGATGAACATAATGGGTGAactgaatttctttcttggttttcaagttCGAAAACTGGAGAATGGTACATTTATAAGCCAAACTAAGTACACCAAGGAACTCATCCGaaagtttggaatggaaaacTGCAGAGCTGCCACTACTCCCATGAGTGCATCAATTAAACTTGACAAAGACGAAGGGGGAATATCAGTTGATGCAACAATGTATCGGGGTATAATTGGGTCATTACTTTATTTAACAGCCAGTAGACCTGACATTGTGTTTGCAGTTTGTCTTTGTGCTAGGTTCCAGTCCAATCCAAAGCAATCACACTTCGTAGCCGCTAAACGGATACTGAAGTATCTTAATGGAACTCAGAGTGTTGTCTTG
It encodes:
- the LOC140889848 gene encoding uncharacterized protein — its product is MAEFDERVSSIVIELNELEKTYPNREVILKVIRGLPKEWDVKTMSMRESKDLNKLELHDLFAYLKAYEFELQIREEDQSTSQLTKALAAVKIESPAQPKKTAEQLSSDAISLFVKKFGKFITKNQEGSYRRSFKKKDAVEEPRSCFNCGKTGHFIADCPQPKKEDKRSTKRGKKQFDRRKSYQDAKHTLRRKHEALVAEDSKAKWAETDSESKESYYSSSSSDDDVEVKCLMANSHDQVSTSEHVFDFSSEEFTRVELITTLHEMANEYHKLSIEFDEVKAKKKDLQDVSTESNWEQLVEKSCLETYIVMLKTENEQLKINIMNLTIEKQRMDELVTDTNEILDESWYLDSGCSRHMTGNDKLLSELTKCNGPTITFGDNSQGMTVGKGKIIHGHIIIQDVLLVENLKYNLISINQMCDHGYSVEFQKQSCLVKNVAGDIILTGNRCGNTYKVCWNLQSSNPVFLVASNSKRNWIWHKRLNHLNFKSIVSLSKLELVTGLPKIDFSKDKVCSACQFGKQVRSYFKNKDYNSSSRCLELLHMDLFGPIPVTSLGRMRYTLVIIDDYSRFTWVIFSKSKDQTASQLIKIFKKFFNKKSSKIDKIRSDRGT